The nucleotide window AATTGCACCTCAACAGAGGCATGGCAGTATGGCACATTGCAGTGTTCAACAAAAGCATTTTACATTTGTCTCCTTTTCTTTTAAGTTAATATGCTCCTTTTCTTATAAGTTAATATACCAACTTGTAGGTTTTGCTTCATCTTTCCCTTAGGAGAAATTGGCTATTATAGGACTCCAAACGTTGGGTTTCTCTATAATAAGACTCCTAACGTTTGTTTCTCCGAAATAGGACTCCAAACAATTACAATAAGCTATAATGACATTTTGATACATTTAACCATTTTTCTTATCTCCCAAATACATGTATTTTCTGATAATGACCGTATTGCCCTTCTGTATTACACACCGATCCATCATCTCCTCGTGGCCAGTACGTGGTCTCTTCATCTACCGCCGCCGCGCCCTTCACTCATCGACGCCGCGCCGCCTTCACTCCTCCACGCCGCCGCCTTTCACTCCTCCACCCCTCCCCACGCCGTCGCCCTCCATGGATGGAGGAGAACCGCCGCCTGCCGATGATCCCGCGCGGCTCATCTTCTTGGACGCAGGGAGGACCGAAGACGTGGAAGCCCTAGCCCTAGCCGCCCCTGGTGGCCTGGTGGCCGCGGGAGGTCTGGCCACGGCCCCTGCTGCTGGTGGCCGGGCGGCCACGCCTACAGGAGGTCTGGACGCGGCCGCTGATGGGCAGCAACTGTCGCCGGGCGCCCTAGGGCTGGCCGCGGAGGGCGCTGGACGGCTGGCCAACGCCGGCCAAGGTGGAGATGGCCAAGTGCTGCCCATAGATGCCGTTGCCCATGCAAGGTCACTGCTTCCTACTGTTTGTCATCCGGCAATAGAGTACAACCTGCCTGTTCTTGAAGTGGAAAGGTATAAAATCGATGCACTTGATCTCTTATTTCATACCAGCAGTAGATCATACCAGTAGTAAATATTGGAGATAGTACAGTAGTAGATCATACCACTTCCTGTCtatgaaagaaaaagaaacgCCTGCAGATTTGTTTGGCTGGACTTTAATAGTGGTAGATCATACCAGTACAGTAGTAGATCATACCACTTCCTGTCTTTTTTCGGTTCAGTAGAAGACAGTAGTAAAAGTAGGTTTCTCTTGTTTATAGGTCTCAAGTAAATGATGTGGAAAATATGGAAAGAGTTGATTGGACAACATTACAAATTGTGGAGACACGTGATGATGAGGGACGAATTGAACTTATGAGCGAGAGTCAAATGTGCGAGCTTTTAGGCTTGGCAGATGAGGGCACATCAAATATACCTACACAAGGATTTGATCGTCGAATGGATGAACAAGGCAATGATAATGAGCTTGGTGAAGATGTTGATGGTGCTGCCATTCCTACTAGTGATGTTGTACCGGGTGAGATTGTCATTTCATATGATAAGAACAACCCATCATTGGAGGTTGGGACACAGTACCCAACAATGGAAGAGTTCAAGTTGGCGGTGCGGACATATgccatcaagaaggagttccattTAGGAGTAGAGAAGTCAACTACGAAGAAATATAGGGGTTTTTGCAAGTCTGGTGATGAATCGACGGGCCCTTGTCCTTGGAGGATAAATGGCTCTAAACTGGATGGCAGCTCTACTGTGGAGGTAAAATATTTTTTGTATCACTTAATTCAATCATTCGTCTTGTTATGAAATTTAAtatctttttttgtttttgtagGTAACCGTGTTAGTTGATAAACATGAATGTGTGTCTAGCCAGAGGATGCAGGTTACAACTCCAAGTTGCAAGTGGGTAGCTAGCAGGGCTGTGGATATCCTTAGAGTTGAACCAAACATTGGTACCAAGGAACTAAAAACGAGGTTGGAGACAAACCCACTGCATAGGTGTTCAATTGGATATGACACTGTACAGCGGGGTAAAAAAAGAGCTCTTGAAGAGATTTATGGGAAATGGTCAGATAGCTTTGAGCTATTGTTTAGGTGGAAGGCCGAGGTGATGAAGCGGAGTCCTGGGAGTGTCGTTGAGATTGATCTTCTTGAGGTAGATGGTGAGATATATTTCCACCGTTTTTTCTGTGCCCTGAAACCATGCATTGATGGATTCCTGGAAGGTTGTAGGCCTCATTTGAGCGTAGATGCTACAGCACTTAATGGGAGGTGGAATGGTCATTTGGCTGCAGCAGTAGGAGTTGATGGTCACAATTGGATGTATCCAGTCGCTTATGGCTTCATAGCTCAGGAAACAACAGACAACTGGACTTGGTTCATGGAACAATTAAAGAAAGCTATAGGTGATCTTCCACTCCTTGCTGTTTGTTCCGATGCTTGCAAGGGCTTGGAGAATGCAGTGAAGAATGTATTCCCCAATGCAGAGCAAAGGGAATGCTTTTATCATATGGTTAGAAACTTCAAGAAGAGATTTAGAGGGTTTGGCCAAATATATCCTGCTGCAAGAGCTTACACAGAGGAGATTTTCTATGATAATATAGCAAAAATGATAAGTGAATCAGCTGCATCAGTGCAATGGTTACAGGCCAATCATAAGCTATTATGGTACAGGTGTGGTTTCAATCCAGAAATTAAGTGTGACTATATAACTAGTAACATTGCTGAGACAtttaataactggattagagaccATAAGGACTTACCGGTTGCTGACCTTGCTGATAAGATCAGAGAAATGATCATGGTACTGTGGAACAAGAGAAGAATTATTGCATACAGGCTACCTGAAGGCAGGATACTCCCATCTATTATGGTTCAGCTAAGGGCAAACACTAGAGGTTTGGGGCACTTGAAAATTGTACCATGTTCTAACTGGAGTGCAGAGGTGTGGGACCATAGCGGCGCCGTTTCTGTGAGGCATATTGTCAAGCTAGGCCAAAGAACATGTACTTGTCTAGAATGGCAGCACACTGGTAAGCCATGTCAACATGTACTGGCCTATGCAACCCGCCAAAGAGGAGTGGATCTAGAACAGTTTGTGCATGACTACTACTCTGTGAGTAGATTTAGGGCTGCTTATGGTAGAGAGATTGAGCCAATGACAGATAAAACACAGTGGCCACATGTTGACCTACCATTTGGCGTTGGTGCACCTCTAGCTAAATTATCTGTTGGAAGAATGAGGAAACTAAGAATCAAGGGATGGGATGAAGGTGGACACAGGAAGAAAGGAAAATCTACCAATGAGGTTGAAGGTGAGAAGGGATGGGATGAGGGTGAAGGTGATAATGATACTGTTCCAACAAATGCAAAGGGACAGAAGATGATCAGAGGACCTATGACTTGCAAAAGATGCGGAGAAAAAGGCCACAGACAAGCTAGTTCCAAGTGCCCATATAATGGGACCGCAAAAAAGAGGTAATTGATGATTTTCTTTATCAACAAGCTAGTTCCAAGTGCCCATATAATGTGAATATTAACTTATTTCAGCACTTGTAGGAAGCGTAGGCAACCTAGGAAGAATGTCACAAAAGAAGGACCGGCGGAACCTAGCACCCCACGGAGGCCAACAAGGGATGAAATTCTACGAGATAGTCCAGGAAGGGTCACTAGAAGGTAAGAAATATTAACACATTTAATGTACAGAATAATTGTTTTATACATACATCTAATTGCCGATCGTATTTATGTGCAGCAAGCTAGCGATGTTACTTGGAGAGGGCACATCTTCACAAACTGACAACGCTAGCCCCGTGAGGATGCCTACCCCGGTGCCACCAAAAAAGATGACTCCAAAAAGGAGAAAGCTAAACATTTGATGATGGAGCATTTTAGTTGTGATGAGATGTAACCTCATGATTTATTTCATATGACATTGATTTCGTTTGAAACTACATTATGGTCTTCTGAGATGAACTTGTTTATGCTACAAATATGGTTTTATAAGATGAACTCGTTGCTAAATTCTTGCCGTTATATATTACTTGTAATTGTGTATGAATCAATTCTTGTTATATATTACTTGGAACCTTGTTATATATTACTTGGAACTGTACATATATTACTTGTAACTGTACATGGCTTGCCACGGCCAGCAAGCCAAGGCAGTTTTGGCCAGCCAGCCATGGCCACAGCCAGCCAGCCACGGCCAGCCAGCCAAGGCACCTGCGGCCAGCCAGCAAAGGCCATGGCCAGCCAGCCAAGGCAGCGCCCAGCCAAGGCCAAGGGCCATCGGAAGCCAGCAGcgacttttttttttcaaaacgacaaaacaatcaCCTTCAAAACACTGAAGGGTAAAACGGTCACGTTGGGAACAAATACATGTATTTAGATGTTAAAAGAGATTAAAATGGTCCAAAATGTTATTAGAGCTTATTGTAATTGTTTGGAGTCCTATTTCGGAGAAACAAACGTTAGGAGTCTTATTATAGAGAAACCCAACGTTTGGAGTCCTATAATAGCCAATTTCTCTTCCCTTAGTGTACACAATTTACTAGCATAAAGATGCATCTAATCCAAGAGATGGTAAACCAAAGGCATTCCATTTAGTTCTCCGAATTATGCAGCAAGGAGAAAACTTACCAGGATAAGCCTCCACAAGCATGAAGGACCCACTGGAATGTTACATAGGCGCAGCTCCAGAAAACAAAGAAAGCCATTCGGTACCAGGGAAAAGGCTGAAAATCCACGAGTCTTAAGTAATTAAACCAACTGCACAAAGGGCAGAGCAAAACAACTTAGAAGTAATCTTACCATATTGTTGAGAACTGTGTCTATAAGTAGAAAAACAGCATTTAGGGAGTGCATGCCATCAGTGACCTGCATGGAATTTTGATGGACACGATGGCAAGATGTAATAAGGCATTGCATAACAAAACAGTCAACTTGGTGAAAATAAAACAGCTTAATCAGTTAATCTTCTGAGTTCATTTGTGCCCTATGTCTCCCGTTGGGACTTCCTAAATTTTCAGGTGGTCATGGCCAAGCCATAACAGAGATCAGACAAAACTAGATTTGCCTCCAAAAGGGCTTCAGCTGGAAGATGGACAGCATGAAATTCAGAAAATGGCAGGACAATTGCTCCATCATATGGCCTATAGGCTTGGCTAA belongs to Miscanthus floridulus cultivar M001 chromosome 4, ASM1932011v1, whole genome shotgun sequence and includes:
- the LOC136549202 gene encoding uncharacterized protein, whose product is MDGGEPPPADDPARLIFLDAGRTEDVEALALAAPGGLVAAGGLATAPAAGGRAATPTGGLDAAADGQQLSPGALGLAAEGAGRLANAGQGGDGQVLPIDAVAHARSLLPTVCHPAIEYNLPVLEVERSQVNDVENMERVDWTTLQIVETRDDEGRIELMSESQMCELLGLADEGTSNIPTQGFDRRMDEQGNDNELGEDVDGAAIPTSDVVPGEIVISYDKNNPSLEVGTQYPTMEEFKLAVRTYAIKKEFHLGVEKSTTKKYRGFCKSGDESTGPCPWRINGSKLDGSSTVEVTVLVDKHECVSSQRMQVTTPSCKWVASRAVDILRVEPNIGTKELKTRLETNPLHRCSIGYDTVQRGKKRALEEIYGKWSDSFELLFRWKAEVMKRSPGSVVEIDLLEVDGEIYFHRFFCALKPCIDGFLEGCRPHLSVDATALNGRWNGHLAAAVGVDGHNWMYPVAYGFIAQETTDNWTWFMEQLKKAIGDLPLLAVCSDACKGLENAVKNVFPNAEQRECFYHMVRNFKKRFRGFGQIYPAARAYTEEIFYDNIAKMISESAASVQWLQANHKLLWYRCGFNPEIKCDYITSNIAETFNNWIRDHKDLPVADLADKIREMIMVLWNKRRIIAYRLPEGRILPSIMVQLRANTRGLGHLKIVPCSNWSAEVWDHSGAVSVRHIVKLGQRTCTCLEWQHTGKPCQHVLAYATRQRGVDLEQFVHDYYSVSRFRAAYGREIEPMTDKTQWPHVDLPFGVGAPLAKLSVGRMRKLRIKGWDEGGHRKKGKSTNEVEGEKGWDEGEGDNDTVPTNAKGQKMIRGPMTCKRCGEKGHRQASSKCPYNGTAKKR